One window of Bacteroides sp. genomic DNA carries:
- a CDS encoding tetratricopeptide repeat protein, which translates to MLYKNIIKEYQNIVSMLHKRQVVEAIEKLRLLVKESQKEFINERLDNLLETYRNILKHSFAAVHDPEREKIYHYLIRSLLELADELKEMLLTEAGASNTYQMKSRLQREQRLERQEALAYLERVTYDDQLAGLLKEVKVADSNDLPGREESLIRIFNIIWLTDKYTEAEIELLNASCDSGRLPWHDKGLIVSALTLSLLRYFDVNKFLILFRFAEKREERVWERAMVGLFVAFLKYNDRFYLYPVLEEKTLDFREFPGIEQNLEAIVIQFTKAKETEKVRRKWEEEIMPAMMKMRPKIEEKLELDQIFKEEFGEEKNPDWETVFEDTPGLLDKLQEFTEMQLEGMDVFMSAFSQLKGFPFFREISNWFVPFYMENEAIASSLGSGTGQTDLTPLVSKLEDSFFMCNSDKYSFCLNLGMAPEQQKAMMMNMLNNELGNYAEIEQDESLLNDFARTKSIYTQYFQDLYRFFKIHPWRQEFDDIFSLDVDLYETAFVKHLVSESKTIRNIAELFFDKKFYPDALKVFLAILENEKDNIELFEKIAFCYEKTGQLDKAYDYYVRADLIDSDRPWIMRKLAFCSKYLNRWEEALRYYRQVEKAEPDDLKVQANIGQCLVHLERYEEALDYYFKIEVLAPENHRIRRPLAWCSFLTGKLDTAKDYLERLLNADPENPYDLENLGHVLWCQGQPAEALKSYRQSLARMKDFDTFKASFNEDRKHLEGFGISPFDMDLMLDAVKMGE; encoded by the coding sequence ATGCTTTATAAAAACATCATAAAGGAATATCAGAATATTGTGTCGATGCTTCACAAGAGGCAGGTCGTTGAAGCCATTGAGAAGCTGAGGCTGCTGGTCAAAGAATCGCAGAAAGAATTCATCAACGAGCGGCTTGACAACCTTTTAGAGACCTACCGCAATATCCTGAAACATTCCTTTGCTGCTGTCCACGACCCTGAGCGTGAAAAAATCTACCATTACCTGATTCGCAGCTTGCTAGAGCTTGCTGACGAGCTCAAGGAAATGCTGCTCACCGAGGCAGGCGCCTCAAACACCTACCAGATGAAGTCGCGGCTGCAGCGCGAGCAAAGGCTCGAGCGCCAGGAAGCCCTCGCTTACCTGGAACGCGTCACCTACGACGACCAGCTGGCCGGTCTGCTGAAGGAGGTAAAGGTTGCCGACAGCAATGATTTGCCCGGTCGCGAAGAATCACTCATCCGCATCTTTAATATTATCTGGCTTACCGACAAATATACTGAGGCAGAAATCGAACTGCTCAATGCCAGTTGCGATTCCGGCCGCCTGCCCTGGCACGACAAGGGCCTGATCGTTAGTGCCCTTACCCTCAGCCTGCTGCGTTACTTCGATGTCAATAAGTTCCTTATCCTCTTTCGCTTTGCCGAGAAAAGGGAGGAGCGCGTCTGGGAACGTGCCATGGTAGGCTTGTTTGTGGCTTTCCTGAAATACAACGACCGCTTCTACCTTTATCCCGTGCTTGAAGAAAAAACCCTGGATTTCCGTGAATTCCCGGGAATAGAGCAAAACCTTGAAGCCATTGTAATCCAGTTCACCAAGGCAAAGGAAACCGAGAAGGTTCGTCGTAAATGGGAAGAAGAGATCATGCCCGCCATGATGAAAATGAGGCCCAAAATTGAAGAGAAACTCGAACTCGACCAGATTTTCAAGGAAGAGTTTGGCGAAGAAAAGAACCCCGATTGGGAAACGGTATTTGAAGATACGCCTGGTTTGCTTGATAAGCTGCAGGAGTTTACCGAGATGCAGCTCGAAGGCATGGATGTCTTTATGAGCGCCTTCTCACAGCTGAAAGGATTTCCATTCTTCCGCGAGATCAGCAACTGGTTCGTGCCCTTCTATATGGAGAATGAGGCCATTGCATCATCTTTGGGCAGCGGCACCGGGCAAACCGACCTCACCCCCCTGGTCAGCAAACTTGAGGACAGCTTTTTTATGTGCAACAGCGACAAATATTCATTCTGCCTCAACCTGGGCATGGCTCCTGAGCAGCAGAAGGCCATGATGATGAATATGCTGAACAACGAACTGGGCAATTATGCTGAAATTGAGCAGGACGAAAGCCTGCTGAACGACTTTGCCCGGACCAAAAGCATTTATACACAATACTTCCAGGATCTGTACCGCTTTTTCAAGATCCATCCCTGGCGGCAGGAATTTGATGATATCTTTAGCCTGGATGTTGATCTTTACGAAACTGCCTTTGTTAAGCACCTGGTGTCCGAAAGCAAAACCATTCGTAATATTGCTGAGCTGTTCTTCGATAAGAAGTTTTATCCCGATGCCCTTAAAGTCTTTCTGGCGATTCTGGAGAATGAAAAAGACAACATTGAGCTGTTCGAGAAGATAGCCTTTTGCTATGAGAAGACAGGGCAGCTTGACAAGGCCTATGATTATTACGTGAGGGCCGACCTGATCGATTCTGACCGGCCGTGGATCATGCGCAAGCTGGCCTTCTGCAGCAAATACCTCAACCGCTGGGAAGAAGCCCTGCGCTATTACCGGCAGGTGGAGAAGGCCGAGCCCGACGATCTGAAGGTGCAAGCCAACATCGGGCAATGCCTGGTGCACCTCGAGCGTTACGAGGAAGCCCTCGACTATTACTTTAAAATTGAAGTGCTGGCCCCTGAAAACCACCGCATCCGCCGCCCACTGGCCTGGTGTTCCTTCCTGACCGGCAAGCTCGACACCGCCAAAGACTATCTCGAACGCCTGCTAAACGCGGATCCTGAAAACCCCTACGACCTCGAGAATCTGGGTCACGTGCTGTGGTGCCAGGGGCAGCCTGCAGAAGCCCTGAAGTCATACCGCCAGAGCCTTGCCCGGATGAAAGACTTCGACACCTTTAAGGCTTCCTTTAACGAAGACCGCAAACACCTGGAAGGATTCGGAATCAGCCCCTTTGACATGGATCTGATGCTAGACGCCGTGAAAATGGGCGAATAA